A genome region from Triticum aestivum cultivar Chinese Spring chromosome 2B, IWGSC CS RefSeq v2.1, whole genome shotgun sequence includes the following:
- the LOC123042151 gene encoding benzyl alcohol O-benzoyltransferase has translation MQEHNPTKLQQHVMSTLSFTVLRREPVLVGPASPTTPREKKRLSDVDDQDELRSHVRGIFFYRRGGLARGDPVDTIRRALSEALVHYYPLAGRLREVEDRKLVVDCTGQGVTFVEADADVRLVDLEADVPGLMPPFPWIEELCFEVEGSNAVLNCPLVVIQVTRLLCGGFAVWHSFNHTVADATGIIQFLNAVAELARGLPAPTVAPAWSREVLDARSPPTPSFPHPEYDQVPLTPTPTQDDIVRRAFVFGPSDVAAIKKGLPPHLRDRATSFEVLAAVLWRARTAALRTLRSDEEARLVTVVSVRRHSSALRLPDGYYGFACAYVTVVMAAGTLLSCSLADVVEQLREAKASVTPEYIRSMADLLVLRGRPSLARANVFLLSDLRHVGFQRVDFGWGEPVYSGPSHVNFRNAFFVAVKNSDGADAVAVPVALPTMAMDKFAAEIQSLLKDSIKQP, from the exons ATGCAGGAACACAACCCAACAAAATTACAACAGCACGTCATGTCTACGCTCAGCTTCACCGTCCTCCGGAGAGAGCCCGTGCTCGTCGGCCCAGCGTCGCCGACGACACCGCGGGAGAAGAAACGCCTCTCCGACGTCGACGACCAAGACGAGCTGCGGTCGCACGTCCGCGGCATCTTCTTCTATCGCCGCGGTGGGCTCGCGCGTGGCGACCCCGTGGACACCATCCGCCGAGCCTTGTCCGAGGCGCTGGTGCACTACTACCCGCTCGCCGGGCGGCTGCGCGAGGTGGAGGACCGGAAACTGGTCGTCGACTGCACCGGCCAAGGGGTGACGTTTGTCGAGGCGGACGCCGACGTGCGCCTGGTGGATCTCGAGGCCGACGTGCCCGGGCTGATGCCGCCATTCCCGTGGATTGAGGAGCTCTGCTTCGAGGTGGAAGGCTCCAACGCTGTGCTCAACTGCCCCTTGGTGGTCATTCAG GTCACGCGGCTCCTGTGCGGCGGCTTCGCCGTGTGGCATAGCTTCAACCACACCGTCGCCGACGCCACGGGAATCATCCAGTTCCTGAACGCCGTTGCCGAGCTCGCTCGAGGCCTCCCTGCGCCGACCGTCGCGCCTGCATGGTCACGCGAGGTTCTTGACGCGCGAAGCCCCCCAACGCCCTCATTCCCGCACCCGGAGTACGATCAAGTGCCCCTGACGCCGACACCAACACAGGACGACATTGTAAGGCGCGCCTTCGTGTTCGGACCTTCAGACGTCGCCGCAATCAAGAAAGGCCTGCCGCCTCACCTCCGAGACAGGGCAACGAGCTTCGAGGTGCTCGCGGCGGTGCTGTGGCGCGCCCGCACAGCGGCGTTGAGGACGCTCCGGTCGGACGAGGAGGCGCGCCTGGTGACCGTCGTCAGCGTGAGGAGGCACAGCAGCGCCCTGCGCCTCCCCGACGGCTACTACGGCTTCGCTTGCGCGTACGTCACCGTGGTGATGGCCGCCGGCACGCTGCTCAGCTGCTCATTGGCGGACGTGGTGGAGCAGTTGCGGGAGGCCAAGGCGTCAGTGACACCCGAGTATATCCGCTCCATGGCGGACCTTCTGGTGCTCCGTGGCCGGCCGTCTTTGGCGAGGGCAAACGTGTTCCTCCTGTCTGACCTCCGGCACGTTGGGTTCCAACGCGTGGACTTCGGGTGGGGCGAGCCGGTGTACAGCGGTCCCTCTCACGTGAACTTCCGGAATGCCTTCTTTGTGGCTGTCAAGAACAGCGACGGGGCGGACGCGGTGGCCGTGCCGGTGGCACTGCCAACCATGGCCATGGACAAGTTCGCGGCGGAGATCCAGAGCTTGCTCAAGGATAGTATTAAACAGCCCTAG
- the LOC123042149 gene encoding BTB/POZ and MATH domain-containing protein 1-like encodes MQQLPKIEFSFSVNTTRPTLVTYPSSCTPPTFAMGNSALLFHGECQSETSSTCSTESAMSAHNFVVRDYPLLEGISAGKFVRSSTFNAGGYIWTIRFYPNGELKDRSSDAASCFLYCANPAKDVRARYSLNVLEKLDGDVQVTTFSCEEDTFSPTHYSWGYRNFVSRSKLKTLSDANNGCFTVRCVLMVIHEPRTRNRRPIVVPAPSMRESLEHMLMDGEGADVTFSVSHQLFNAHRCVLAARSQVFKAELFGPLKENTTRHIEVDDMEPQVFEVLLHFMYTDTMPDDDEDKGKIERLQHLLVAADRYGVDRLKVMCEDKLYEGINVETVATTLLLAEQHHCKDLKEACIQFISSPSDILRAVMATDGFKQLVASCPLLMEDILKSVSYN; translated from the coding sequence ATGCAGCAATTACCAAAGATCGAGTTCTCCTTCTCCGTAAACACAACAAGACCAACGCTTGTAACCTACCCATCGTCCTGCACCCCCCCTACTTTTGCCATGGGCAACAGCGCACTTCTCTTCCATGGCGAGTGCCAGTCCGAGACGTCGTCGACGTGCTCCACCGAGAGCGCCATGTCGGCCCACAATTTTGTGGTGCGTGATTACCCGCTGCTCGAGGGCATCAGCGCCGGCAAGTTTGTCAGGTCGAGCACATTCAACGCTGGCGGCTACATCTGGACGATCAGGTTCTACCCCAACGGGGAGCTGAAGGACAGATCTAGTGACGCGGCCTCATGTTTTCTTTATTGTGCCAACCCAGCGAAGGACGTGAGGGCACGGTACTCGTTAAACGTGTTGGAGAAATTAGACGGGGATGTACAGGTGACAACCTTCAGTTGCGAAGAGGATACATTTTCTCCAACACACTACAGTTGGGGGTATCGCAATTTCGTCTCGAGATCGAAGCTTAAAACTTTATCGGACGCCAACAATGGCTGCTTCACGGTGAGATGCGTTCTCATGGTTATACATGAACCTCGAACGCGCAACAGGAGACCTATCGTAGTGCCAGCGCCGAGCATGCGGGAGAGCCTCGAGCACATGCTCATGGATGGAGAAGGTGCAGATGTGACGTTCAGCGTGAGCCACCAGCTGTTCAATGCCCATCGTTGTGTGCTGGCTGCACGTTCTCAGGTTTTCAAGGCCGAGCTCTTTGGTCCGTTGAAGGAAAATACGACGCGGCACATCGAGGTCGACGACATGGAGCCCCAAGTCTTTGAGGTGCTTCTTCACTTCATGTACACAGATACTATgccagatgatgatgaagacaaAGGCAAAATTGAAAGGCTACAACACTTGCTTGTTGCTGCGGATAGGTACGGAGTGGATAGGTTGAAGGTCATGTGTGAAGACAAGCTCTATGAGGGCATCAATGTCGAGACGGTCGCGACCACGTTGCTTCTGGCAGAGCAGCATCACTGCAAGGATCTTAAGGAAGCTTGCATTCAGTTTATAAGTTCACCATCGGATATACTACGGGCTGTCATGGCCACCGATGGATTCAagcaactcgtagctagttgtccTTTGCTCATGGAGGATATACTAAAGAGTGTGTCCTACAACTAG